The segment AGCTTGAAAAACACCAGTCAAATCGGACAGATATCAGAACTGGCAGATGATGTGTCTACTGGTAGAGAATGAGGATATACTTTAGGCTTCCCTTGTGAAGTGATGAAAATGCCTTAGAGTCGGCTACACAACAGTGAATGTATTAAATACAAGTAggttttatgtatttaaatgaTTAGTTTTACCTCAGTGCTTTGGTATTGTAACCAGAATGCAATATTGTTATATTGTAATGCTAAAAATTCACCCAGGTAATAACTCATCACCACTTATTAGAAATGGCATATTTCTTAGAAATTAGGACCATAGAACTCACTTTATAAGTGAAAGCTCTTATCCTCTCTACAAATGAAACCAAGATAATACTTCTTGCAAGTAGGCTGAGCAAAAGGttttcaaacacatttttaaatagtGTTTAGAAAATTGGTGTTGGCTGTATTTTAGAAGACTTCCCTACTGAGTTTTATGATGAAAACTACAAATTTTATCTTCCCTTACAATATAGAGATTTTACATTTTAGAACTTTAAAGAAAAGATACTGTAGCCAGAAATGATATTTTTGCTAATGAATTGCAAACTGTTAGTGTTACTGGGACAACTTTAAGAGTGATTTTAGCAGAAtaacatactttaaaatattcacaTTTCCTTTACTAAGAACTTGTGACATAAATGTGGTTTGCCACAACGTTGCTAGAGTTCTCAGaatcattaaaattaaatactaaaaatttcaaaactaatAGAAAAATTCAATCACGAAGATAACTTTAAACACTTCTGATTAACGATTAACACCTTGTCCTAAGTACAAATAAGTTTGGTATAATCTTCATAGAATTTGTGGAGTGCTCCCTACCTTTGCACATTGTAAGCTGGAGTCAGTTCTTTACACTTCATTATCAGAATATCCTGAAATACCTGTATATAATCTGACTATACCATTTAATCCACAAATATCAAATTTAAGGATTTAGGACATGGGATGCTTGGTAAATCACAGTTCTACTTCGCCACGGAGTTAATACAGGATGTCAATGCATGGGTATGAATtacaaacatttttctttcaaaatgctCACTTCTTGCTGAGTAAATTACTGTTAATTCCTGAAGTGTTCAAGTAAGTTTGTCAACATGGTTATCTGaaggcaaaacaaaactaattttgAAAAGGGTTGTAGCTCTGATGTAGCTTGGAGTACTAAACATGGCTAGCATGCTCAGgattctgggttcaatccccagcaacacagaaataaaataatactgaaatAATATTTTGTAAAAGAACTAGTTCTGACTATATAAACTGCCACTAAAATGCTCTCAAAAGTGGCATGTACACGGCTGGGAATATAACTGAGTGCCCTGAATTTGACCCGTGGGAAGAGAAACTACCATATTTATGAAGGCACAATTTGGTAACATCAACTTTTCAtcagcttttttattttaagcatCCCAAGAAACTGTCATTTTATATTTCCCTTTAAATAATATGAATAAAGGTTCAATGTGAAGTGCAAATGAAATGCTTATATTTTTCAGACTTACTAACCTAAGAGTATCTGATAACAGAATATGGAAAACACAGATCACATTAGAGAATATGGGGAAAAAATGGATTTACAGATTAAATAATTTGAAGACTTGGAAAATAAGACCTCTTTTTGAGGTAAGAGGCCTTTATTATCTATGCTAGAAATTAAGTGCAGAAAGCTATGCTTATGCTACAGTTAAACCTGGACATGACAAAGCAACCGCTAAAGCATCACCAAGCAGACATGGTGAGAACAAATGCAGTAAAAGCATCTAAACTAGATACTAATCAACACAGCTTGGAATTTCTCATCTTCAAATGTTGGCTTCATCTTcaaattttttatataaattatgtGGCACTATTCTGTTCCTCAAGCTATAATGCTTACATCTATAAAAAGTTTATTTCAGATATTGACAAAAACCCATTGTCCCCTTTTTTCCTAtgtatgtagcccaagctggccttgaactgtgtAACCCAGACCAGAACTGACCTCGACGCAGTCCTGCCTCACGTACCTGAGCACTAGGATTACAGCTATaaagcaccatgcctgcttcccCTTTTCCCTGTGTGCTTATATTTTATGAGTAAGAGCAAAGGCAAGGGATCAAGTCAAGTCCCCGTCCCTTTGAATACTCTTTTGTGCTTGTATCCTACTATTAAAATGAGCTCAAGTGCAAGTAAGAAGACAAAGTAGACGCGTTTGAACCGTCGTTTGTACACTGAAAACAACGCAGGAAGGAAAATACCTTGCTAACTGAAAAACGAAGAAGCTATAAGAATTGGTAATGGTACATTTTAATCTTTTGTTAAAGCTCcaaaattataataaattctAACCAAATTGAGGTAGTGACAGACTAATGTATTCCATGTGTCTCTGAAGTCTCTCACGTTTTACCTACATGTCCCCTCCTTCCCCAATTATATTAACATAATTCAATGTAAAATGTGCTGTGAAAGAAAAATTGAGATTATTCAAATAGTACTTAAAAGTCGTAATTACCAGCTTAAAAAAACTTATAAAATGTACACAATAATTCAATTTTCTTCTTGCTAGTCATAAATATGTTTTCCTCTAAATGTAGggaattttaaaaaggaggatAACGATATTATATGATGCAAAGATGAATTAGTTCTGTAACAAAGCCGTCTGGAACATAACCAGTAGGGAATGACCATTGAGTCTGGTGTTGCCTCACTGAAGGTTGATATATGGGCTTTGTTTCATATTACATTTTTTTGGACAGTTCCTAGCTTCCTTTCAGAGTTAGTGAAGTAaaatctatttccattttaagtCACATACAAGTGCTATGTGATCAGAAGGATGAGAAACACTAGGTAAGGCCTGGTGGGTGGTAACTTCTTCATGACTAGGTAATGGAATCACCTGTTCAACCTCTAAAGTATTTAAGTCAATGAAAATGTAATCTAGACATCCGTGAAAGCCACCGACATAATTTGTGTAGGCAGGTTCACCACAAGCACTCTTCAGTTTGAAACAGTGTGAGAGAGGCATGCTgcatctctcctcttccccattgGAAGCCCAGTCTTCATGATCCTCTGCAATGCTGCCACTGATGACAAAATGATACATGCCTGTTGATGGTGTACTATTAAAGTCTCCACAAAATATAACTGGTATGCCAGGATAGAGATCACGTGAGACATGTCTAATATGAACCAAGGCTACTTCCATTTGAATGAGACGAATGTATCcacctacaaacaaacaaacaaacaaacaaacaaaattagtgctaagtattttttaaagcacCTCCCACCCTGAGAGCACATTGCACCCACAAATCATGGTACCTGAATTACATTCAACACACACACCTTACTTTTGATTTTTTGATAAGAGTTTTGAAATCCACGTTGGCCTAgaacttgaaatcctcctgccacagcaTCCTCAGAGCTGATTACATGTGTGTACCACAACCCGAGCCCTATCAAACTCTTATCTTGAATGTCACTCAGATTCTACAGGCTATTATTTCACCTTTATAtttagcctgtgtgtgtgtgtgtgtgtgtgtgtgtgtgtgtgtgtgtgtgtgcgtacagcTTTAATAACATTGAGTCTCAATGTTTAAGTCATTGTAAAGCTAAAGAAAACCTACCTTTTGGGTGCCAGTAGAGATGGGTATTAGCAACACATATCTTTTTGGAAGAGTCTGTTGTAGACTGAAGAACTGAAATCTGTAATAGGAAACATCAATGTTCAGTTGGTGTCTGCCGATCTCCTGAaagtatttttggttttggtgttggttGTTTGAGGCAGTTTCTCACTGTatactcctggctgtcctagaactcactatgtaaactagCCTGGCCTTGGAACTCATAAAAGtcatctgcctcttcctccaaagttctgggattaaagcagGTGCCATAATACCTGACTCTCAGGCTGAGCTATTTCATTCCACAATCTCTTGAAAACTAAGACACCAAGTTTTAAATCTGACACTACAAGTTTTAAGGTATGTAACATGAGTAAATATAACATTTTAGTAACCATCCAATATACACCATTATGAAAAAATACATTGTAGTTGATAAATTTAAGATTGAACTgtttctgccaggcagtggtggcgcacacctttgatctcagcacttgggaggcagaggcaggtggatttctgagttcgaggccagcctggtctaccgagtgaccctgtctcgaaaaaccaaaaaaaaagaaaaaaaaaagattaaactgTTTTCAAGTGTGAAAGCACTTACTTGTCCTGGAGTCAGATCTGTTTGAACAGTCTAGCATTTACAGCACTGTGCCTCGGAGTAAGGTAAAGAAACCATATCACCTCCCTCATAGATGTGTGTATTCAATTAAATGAACTTACATAAGAGTGCACAGAACACAGTGGTGCTTGAAAATGGGTAGACATTCCTTTACTCAGAACAAAACCCATTACATAAAAAACTCTGAAAATGCCCTTAAAGACGATGAGCTTAgtagcacacaactttaatcccagcacttaagaggcaggtGACTCTCAGTGGTTCATGCTAGACTGGCCTACATATCCAGTTCAGGACATCCAccgatacacagtgagacctcatctcaaaaatatcaacaaaattcaacaaaggaaacaaaataaaataaaacaaaacacaaacccacAGATTAAAGCTACGTTCACACCCTGAACAATAATGCTAACATTGTCAAGTGGCTATGAATCCTGGCTTCAtacttctttctatctatctatctatctatctatctatttaatatatgtgagtacactgttgctgtcttcagacacaccagaagagggcatcagatcccattctatctatctatctatctatctatctatctatttatttaatatatgtgagtacactgttgctgtcttcagacacaccagaagagggcatcagatcccattacagatggttgtgagccaccatgtggttgctgggaattgaactcaggacctctggaagagcagtgagtgctcttaaccactgagccatctctccagcccttcatacTTCTTTCAACTAGCATAAGGACATTAGgaacattttctcatttattaaaaAAGGATAGTATCTGTAAAAACAGATAAGccaattactttttcttacacACTAGTTAACAATAGAGACGAAACATCTTAAAACAGGAGGGACTTAGACTTGGGAGTGCTTTAAAGTGCTCTTAAAACGGTACGTGACAAGTTACTATGTCTACCTGGATTGTAAACACTAAGGAATGTCTCTATTCATCTTGTTGAAGGCAACCTGCGGCAGGATAGGCACACTAGGAGAGGTTAAAATGTGCTGAATTAAGGAACAGGCTACACTTTCAAGATGCTGGAGCAAAAACACTTTAAAGAAATGCGTATTTCCAATGACGAGTACTAATACCCAACCCCCTATACTCCGGCAACCCCTAATCCTGGGCGAGTATGAAGAAAACAAGCAGAGCTACTTGACCTGAAGGACAGATGACCTCTGGAGGACCTTCTCCTGTGCTAatgggttcaaagccagcttctCTAGTAATTCTTTGTGCAGTGGGTCCGACTTGAGGGCTTCTTGAAAAGAGATGTCATGTTGACTAAGGAGCCTGAACTTGGACTTCCGGTAGAAAGTGGCCAGGCCTTCGTGCTGCTTGATTCGGAACACGCCCTCCAGCCCGAAGGCCTCCAGGGCCGGTACCAAGCTGTCGGAGAACACCGCGCGGTCCACCTCCTGCAAACAGATGAGGTCTGCGTTGTAGCCTGTGAGCTCCTTCTGTATGAGATTCTGGCGGTAGTCAAGCTCCAGGGCGTAGGGGGCACAGTACGGGTACAAGACCGTCCGAGAGAACTCAGTCTGGGCGTACGTGTCTGCCAGGATGTTGTAGGAGACAGTGCGGATGAAAGAGTCCTCCGTCACCTTCTTGGTGTACAGATGTCGATGGTCAAAAGTGCAGGTGCCAGGCCCGGCCTCCACCGGGCACAGGCTTTCTAGCTCCCGGCTTGGCCCGAAGCGCTGCCCATTGCCCGGTGTACAGTGAAGCCGGAGCCGGAGCCCGATGTCTGCATTGCACGGGGTGTAGACGCGCTCGTCCACACCGGTCTCGATCCAAGCTGAAGGCTGCGAAGAGTGAGACGAGGACGCGGGGCCGCTGTCCCCAGGTTCTGCCGCCCCGGGTTTGACTTCCT is part of the Mus musculus strain C57BL/6J chromosome 14 genomic patch of type FIX, GRCm38.p6 PATCHES MG3627_PATCH genome and harbors:
- the Pde12 gene encoding 2',5'-phosphodiesterase 12 — its product is MWRLPGRSALRGVRSVVERRSRAEAGTHEAVRAMERAVVRCVPSEPKLSLSFALADGSHKNMQRDQSEPLGRALSRIATNALKGHAKVAAAKKSRKNRAHSSGGAACEATGPEPVATCEPVVKLYYREEAVAEDVLNVDAWQDGAVLQIGDVKYKVERNPPTFTELQLPRYIMAGFPVCPKLGVEFGDPASSVFRWYKEVKPGAAEPGDSGPASSSHSSQPSAWIETGVDERVYTPCNADIGLRLRLHCTPGNGQRFGPSRELESLCPVEAGPGTCTFDHRHLYTKKVTEDSFIRTVSYNILADTYAQTEFSRTVLYPYCAPYALELDYRQNLIQKELTGYNADLICLQEVDRAVFSDSLVPALEAFGLEGVFRIKQHEGLATFYRKSKFRLLSQHDISFQEALKSDPLHKELLEKLALNPLAQEKVLQRSSVLQISVLQSTTDSSKKICVANTHLYWHPKGGYIRLIQMEVALVHIRHVSRDLYPGIPVIFCGDFNSTPSTGMYHFVISGSIAEDHEDWASNGEEERCSMPLSHCFKLKSACGEPAYTNYVGGFHGCLDYIFIDLNTLEVEQVIPLPSHEEVTTHQALPSVSHPSDHIALVCDLKWK